The Microbacterium sp. W4I20 genome segment GAGCAGCGTGACCGTCCTCGATGAGATCCCCGTCGGGCCGGACGCCCGGGTGTACGCCGAGGGGTGGCAGAGCTGGAGCCCGACGACCTGGTCGGCGCGGGGCGACGCCATCCACCGGCCAACCGAGCCGTGGCAGCACGCGATGCGCTTCCGGCCGGGCACGCCCGTCGCGGAGGACGCACTGCAGGGCGAGGGGCTGCTGGTCGTCGACCCCGGTGACGGCGGCGACGCCCGGGTGTTCGGCACGCTCGACGCGAGCCACGAGGTGCCCACGATCCGTGCGACCTGGCGCGGCGATACGGTGGTGGTGGAGACGGATGCCGACCCCCGGTCCCTGAGCCTTTCGAAGGGCCACGAGAACCCTGGGTCCCTGAGCCTGTCGAAGGGCCACGCCGATCCCCGGTCCCTGAGCTTGACGAAGGGTCGCTCCGCTCGCTCAGCGACCGGAACTGCCGCACTGGAATCGTTCGGAGCCCGCTTCGGCGCAGCATCCGGTGCCCGTCTCGGATGGGCCAGGCCGCGCGTGTGGTGCACGTGGTATCAGTACTTCGAAGAGGTGCACGCGTCCGATGTCATCGAGAACGTGCGAGCGATCGACCAATCGGGGCTCGAGGTCGACGTCGTCCAGATCGACGACGGCTGGAGCCTCGGCACCGGCGAGTGGACCGCGCCGAACCCGCGCTTCGGTTCGCTGCCCGACGCGGTGAGCGCGATCCTCGACAGCGGTCGCCGCGCGGGAATCTGGGCGGCGCCCTTCTCGGTCGGCGCGAATTCCACGGTGGCCCGCGAGCATCCGGACTGGGTGCTCGGCGACGCCGGACGCAACTGGGGCGACGACCTGCGCGGGCTCGACCTCACCCACCCCGGTGTGCGCGACTATCTCACCCGCGTGTTCAGCGACATCCGCGACCTGGGTATCGACTACGTCAAGCTCGACTTCCTCTACTCCGGCGCACTGCCGGGCCCCCGCCACGACGCGGATGCCACCCCGATCTCGGCCTACCGCTCGGGCCTCGAACTCATCCGCGAGGTGCTCGGCGACGACGCGTTCCTGCTCGGCTGTGGCGCCCCGATCCTGCCCAGCGTCGGACTCGTCGACGCGATGCGCGTCGCCGGCGACACGTTCCACGAGGGCGGGGAGGACGGATCGCAGGGCCTGCGTGGACAGATGTCGGTCGAGGCGCGCGAGTGGCAGCACGGCCGCCTCTGGACCAACGACCCCGACTGCCTGGTCGCCCGCCCCGAGTTCGCGCTGCGGGAGGAGTGGGCCGACGTCGTGATCGCCGCCCCCGGCATCCGCGGTTTCTCGGATCGCATCGGCGGACTCGACGCCCGAGGGATGGACCTCGTCCGCGCACTTCTGAAGGAGACACCCGCATGACCCCGCCGACCGGTCTGCAGGACCGCCTCGCCCCCCTCGTCGAGACGCTCTATCCGGATGCCGCGGCCGAGGTGCTCGCCGCGCTCCTCGACCTCGCCGAGACGTGGCGACCGCGGCTGACCGCCGTGCACCACGGGTCGGGCGCGACCGGGCCGGACGAGAGCACCGCGTACCTCATCACCTACGGCGACTCGTTCCGCCGCCCGGGCGAGACCCCGCTGCACACGCTGGCCG includes the following:
- a CDS encoding glycoside hydrolase family 36 protein, whose translation is MTVLDEIPVGPDARVYAEGWQSWSPTTWSARGDAIHRPTEPWQHAMRFRPGTPVAEDALQGEGLLVVDPGDGGDARVFGTLDASHEVPTIRATWRGDTVVVETDADPRSLSLSKGHENPGSLSLSKGHADPRSLSLTKGRSARSATGTAALESFGARFGAASGARLGWARPRVWCTWYQYFEEVHASDVIENVRAIDQSGLEVDVVQIDDGWSLGTGEWTAPNPRFGSLPDAVSAILDSGRRAGIWAAPFSVGANSTVAREHPDWVLGDAGRNWGDDLRGLDLTHPGVRDYLTRVFSDIRDLGIDYVKLDFLYSGALPGPRHDADATPISAYRSGLELIREVLGDDAFLLGCGAPILPSVGLVDAMRVAGDTFHEGGEDGSQGLRGQMSVEAREWQHGRLWTNDPDCLVARPEFALREEWADVVIAAPGIRGFSDRIGGLDARGMDLVRALLKETPA